From the genome of Methanoregula boonei 6A8:
CAGGTGCTCACCGACACCCTGATCGAATGCATGGTGAAGAAATGACCGTACTCACCCTTGGCCCCGAAGGAACCTTCTCCCACGAGCTTGCGCTCCGGCTCAAATGCGACCCAATAGTACTCGAACCCACCATCCATTCTGTCTTTGCCGGCGTTGCAGCAGGCCGGGGCGACGGGATTGTCCCCATCGAAAACTCCGAGGCCGGCGCGGTGGGAGAGACCATGGACGGTCTTTCCCGGTACTCCCTTTCCATTACCGGGGAGATGTACATGCCCATCCACCACAACCTTGCCTCGCTTGTCCCGCTCGAAAAGATCCGTGTCATCTACGCCCATCCGCAGACCCATGAGCAGTGCAGCACGTGGCTCGAAGAGTTAAAGGAGGTGCCGGTGATCCACACAAGCAGCAATGCGCAAAGCGCGATTGAGGCCAAAAAGACCCCGAACGCCGGGGCTATTCTCTCGGTCTCGGCAGCAGGCATCTACCATATCCCTGTTATCATGGAACATGTGGAGAACAACAAAGAGAACACGACCCGGTTTGTAAAAATCTCAAAAAACCCCGGACCGGCCCCGCGGGCAGGAAAGTGCAGCCTCCTCATCGATCCCGACACCGACCGGGCCGGGCTGTTGTACGAGCTTCTCGGGGTCTTTGCCAAACGAAAGATCAACCTCACCCGGATCGAGTCCCGCCCGTCAAAGCGGGGCATGGGGAAGTACGTCTTCTTCCTGGATTACGCGGTAAACGGATCAACAGACGAGGCTTTTTCCGAACTCGAATCGATCACCACGGTCCGCAACCTCGGGTGCTACCCGCGGATAGGGGTGCCGCCATGATCGTCACCCTCCCGGCCCGGAGCGGGATCGAACTTTCCGTCACCACCCCGCCCTCCAAGAGTTACACTCACCGCGCCCTGATAGCAGCAGCGCTTGCACAAGGGAGAAGCACGATTGTCCGCCCGCTCATGGCCGATGACACAAAACTCACCATTGCATCGCTCATGAAACTCGGTGTTGCGATCCACGCCGACCAGCACAATATCATGCTGGAAGGCTGCGATGGATCCTTCCCAAATACACCGGGAACAGTGCTTGACCTGGATAACTCCGGCACCTCGCTGCGCCTGCTTGCCTCGGCAGCCCTGCTCGCCACTTACCCGGTCACGCTCACCGGCAGCGCCCGGATGCAGGAGCGCCCGCTCGGGCCCCTTGCCCACACGCTTAACGACCTCGGGGGAATGGTCATCTTCACCAAAAAAGAGGGCTATCCCCCGGTCACCATCGGGGGCCGGCTCCTTGGCGGGACTGCCACAATTGACGGCTCGCAGAGCAGTCAGTTTGCCTCCTCGGTCATGATGGCGGCACCGTATTCAAAAGGCCCGGTGGACCTGACCGTTACAGGGACTCCTGCGTCGCAGTCGTACCTCGACATCACGGCCGGGGTTATGACGGACTTTGGCGCCGTGATCCGGCGCGAGGGCTACAGGCGGTTTTTGGTCAGCAACTGCAACCATTACACCGGGCGCACGTTTGTTGTTGAAGGGGACTACTCCTCTGCCTCGTACTTCTTTGCGCTTGCTGCGATCTGCGGGGGCAAAGTGACCGTAGCCGGCCTTGCCCCGGACTCTGTGCAGGGTGACCGGCTTTTCCTTGATGCACTCCAGCGGATGGGCTGCGAGGTGACCTATGCCCACGATGGGGTTACCGTGGAAAACCAGGGCCCGCTTACCGGGATCACGATCAATATGTCCTCGGCTCCCGACACGGTCCAGACACTCTGCATGGTGGCGGCAGTGGCAAGGACACCAACGATCATCACCGGCATCGGCCACCTGAAGTTCAAAGAGAGCGACCGGATCGCAGTCACCGCGGACCGGCTCAGGATGCTGGGCGGTATTGTAACCGCAGAAAGAGACCGTATCGTAATCCAGCCGGCTACCCTGCACGGCGGGAGGATCGACCCGGTAAACGACCACCGGACCGCGATGAGCTTTGCCGTGCTCGGCCTTGGGATCGGCGGGATCACGATCACCGGTGCAGAATGCGTAAACAAGTCCTTCCCCGGTTTTTGGGAAATACTCTCGAAGGTGATGGAATGAAGAGGATCGTGCTCTTTGGGTACCGCGGCACGGGAAAGACCGCGATTGGCACGGTACTTGCACAGAAACTTGGCGTACCGTTTCTCGATACCGATGCGCTCGTGGAGCAGCAGGCCGGCCGGACCATTCCGGAGATCTTCCGCGACTCCGGGGAAGCGGGGTTCCGGGCACGGGAGCGTGAGGCCGTCTCCGGTCTCCCGGACCGGGACGCCATCATTGCCACCGGGGGCGGCGTGGTCATGGACCCGGCAAATATGGAGCATCTGCGAAAGGAGAGCGTCTGCGTGCTGCTCTCTGCTGACCCAAACGTTATCGGGCACCGGCTCGCACATGCCCCCCGCCCGGCGCTGACCAGTCTTTCTCCCACGGATGAGATTACAGCAATGCTCAAGCACCGCCGCCCGGCCTACGCAGCAGCAGCCGACTTCTGCATTGACACCGGCCGGACAACAGCCGGGGAGGCGGCCGAAAAGATCCTCACTCTTCTTGGGGCAGGGAGCATCCCGGATACGGCACGCCACACTGCGGCCCGCTGGTTTGCCGCAACGCCGCTTCCGGCACCTGAAAAGGAAGAACTGGAAAGAAAACTTCTTGGCCCCGGATACGATCCGCAGACCCGGTTTTTGGGCGTTGCCGGCTGGCCCTGCGGCCACAGCAAAAGCCCGGTTCTCTTCAACCGGCTCTTTGAACACTACCGGCTCAACTGCCATTACACCCGGTTTGAGGCGCCCGAAATCGGCCCTGTCATGGAGATGGCCCGGCTCATCAGTGCAAAAGGGCTTTCGGTCACGATCCCTTTTAAGCAGGACGTGATGTCGTACCTTGATGAAATCGATGAGGCAGCCCAAAAGATCGGGGCGGTAAACACCGTGGTCTTTGCCTGCGGAAGGGCGTACGGATGGAACACCGACTGGATCGGGATCAGAAAACCCCTTGCCCACCTTTCCGGCTCCCGCGCTGTACTGCTTGGCGCCGGCGGAGTTGCCGCTGCGGCAGCCTATGCGCTCAGGGACCTCGATATGGAAATTATTATCCTGAACCGGACGCCGGAAAAAGCCCGGGCGCTTGCGGAACGGACCGGCTGCCGCTTTGGGGCATGGGACGATTTCGACCGCACAAACCCGGACCTTGTGGTAAATGCAACATCAATCGGCATGCAGCCGGACACAGGAAGCCCGCTCCGGGACGATCAGCTCAAAAAGGAGATGACCGTATGTGATCTTGTGTACACCCCTCCGGTCACTTCCCTGATCGCGGCAGCACGAAAAGCAGGCTGCACCACCATTTTGGGCACCGAGACCTTTGTCTACCAGGCACAGGAGCAGTTCCGGCTCTTCTTTGGGATCGATGTGCCCGACACCACCATACGGGAGATACTGGCATGAACACCTTTGGAAGCAATTTCCGCATAACAACCTTTGGCGAGAGCCACGGCCCGGCCGTGGGCTGCGTTATTGACGGGTGCCCGCCCCGGCTCGCACTTTCCGCGGATGACATCCAGCCGCTGCTGGACCGGCGCCGCCCGGGCACATCCCCCCTCTCCTCGGCACGGGACGAGGCAGACACCGTTGAGATCCTCTCGGGCGTATTTGAGAAGATGACCACGGGGACCCCGATTGCGCTCCTTGTGCGGAACCAGGATATGCACTCGCGCGATTACGATACGATAAAAGAGAAGTTCCGCCCGGGCCATGCGGATTTCACGTACCAGGCCAAGTACGGTATCCGGGACTACCGCGGCGGGGGCAGGAGCTCGGGGCGCGAGACCGTGGGCCGGGTTGCGGCAGGAGCGGTGGCCCTGAAGTACCTGGCCACAAAAGGGATCGCGGTCCAGGGCCGGATCGTGGCCGTGCACGGCAAAACCGATCCGCAGAATATCGAAAACGAGATCCTCGGGGCAAAGTCTGCCGGTGATTCTGTGGGCGGGATCGCGGAGATCACGGCCACCGGCTGCTCAGCGGGCCTGGGTGATCCCGTATTCGGGAAACTTGACGCAGGCATTGCAGCGGCCATGATGGGGATAGGCGCGGTCAAGGGTGTTGAGATTGGCGACGGCTTTGCCGTGGCAGAACGCTTCGGTAGCGAGAACAACGACCCGATGACCGCAGCCGGATTTCAAAGCAACCATGCCGGGGGGATCCTTGGGGGGATCTCCACAGGACAGGACCTCGTGGTGCGCATCGCGGTAAAACCCACGCCGTCCATTGCAAAAGTCCAGCATACCCGGGACATCCACGGGAACGCAACAACGATTACGATTGGCGGCCGGCACGACCCCTGCATCGTGCCCCGGATCCTCCCGGTGGCAGAGGCAATGCTCGCCCTCGTTCTCATCGACGCGGTGCTGGAGCAGGAAAAATACCGGTAACCTTTTTTTTTTAACGCCGCCTGTCCTCACGTCACTTCAACGAGATTGAACACATTGGCATACTCGTACTGGTTGACAAAATCGGCAGTCTCGTCCACTCCAAGGATGCCGACAACCGTACCATTCGAGTCCCGGATCGGGGCATACCCCGAGAGAAACGATCCCCACTTTGACGTATAGATATCCGGGGAACTCTGGGGCCCGGTGAGCGCCGCCAGGAGCACCGGCTGGTCCTCGGTTGTCGGGTCCCCGATCCGTGCAACCGATGAGTCCAGACCGTGCGTAAGGTAGAAATCGTCGATGACATACGTGATATTCCCGTTATCCACCCGCATGATGTACGCATTGCTGATATGCGTGTTATTGATGCGTGCATCGTAAATCGTCCGTGCAAACGAGAGGTAGAGCGGCGATCCTTCATCACCCGGCTTTAAGGAGAGCAGCCCGTCGCCGTTTACCTGGGCGGCGATCTGGCCGGCGGTGATCTTAAGTTCGGTCTGGAGCAGCTGCTTTCTTACCTGTACCTGCTGGGTAAACCCGATGGTAACGATAACAGCAGCCACCGCGAGCAGGATGCAGCAGAAAATAATGAGCACCCTCACCCGCCCGGTGAACCGGTCCAGTACCATGTCGATGTGTACTTCTCTTTTCCCACCCACATGGTTGTTGCGGTATTTCCCGGTCCGTCACGATTACAAAAACCGCCATTGAAACCATCATATAGCCGGCAGGACGAGTTTTGTGTGTATGGATGCACGGCCCGGGGCAGCCGCCCCTGAACGGTACTGGCGGCTCAACCTCGCCCTCATCTCCCTTGGCGCCCTTATTGGCGCCTTTGCGGCGAGCTGCATCACCGTCCCGCTCCAGCAGGTGGCAGGCGATCTCCACACAAGCACCGGCCTTGCCTCCGCTTCTGTTATTGTATACCTTCTGGTCCTCTCGGGACTGTTCCTCTTTTTTGGGAAACTTGGCGACGTATGGGGATATCGCAGGGTGTTTCTTTTCGGCACTGCTGCATTTGCCCTGGGATCGCTTCTCTGCGGTCTCTCGGATACGGTAAACCAGCTTATCCTTTTCCGCATCATCGAGGCCGTAGGTGCAACGATGGTAGCGGCCGTTGTCACCCCGTATGTTACCTGCCATGTTCCCGAAGCCTGGCACGGGCGGGGATTTGCCTATCTTTCGGGAGCGGCGGTACTGGGGGTCATCCTCGGGCCAACGCTCGGTGTGGCAATCGCCGGTACGCTTTCCTGGCGCTGGATTTTTTTTGTCCTGGTGCCGGTCGGGATAGCGATCATTGCAACCGGCTGGTTCACTCTCCCGGCGGGCGAAGGGACTGCAAAGGGAAGGAAGTTCGATCTTCTCGGGGCCTGCCTTTTTTCCTTTGCCACCCTTGCACTTGTCCTTGCCATCAGTTCGGTGAATGTTTTTGGAATTGAAAGTCTCATCACGGCGGGCCTTGTCATTTTCACGTTTTCTTTCTGGACGCTTGCGATCGTGTACGAAAGTACGACCGAAGACCCGGCCTTTGAGCTCTCCCTGTTTCGGAACCGGCATTTCACCAGTGCGAATATCTCGTTTTTCCTCATGAAGCTGGTCATCAACGGCCCGGTCTTCCTTTTCCCGTTCTACATGACCCTTGTTTTGGGCTATTCCTATGCACTCACCAGCCTCGTTGTCATCGTGCCCGCTGCCGTGATGCTCCTTTCCACCCCGGTGGTGGGCATCTTAACCGACCGTTTCAGTGCACGGACACTCTGTCTCATCGGTGCATCAGGATCGGCGGCGGTGTACCTGTTCTTTGCCGGGTTTACTCAGGATATCACGCTCATTATGGCAGTC
Proteins encoded in this window:
- the aroE gene encoding shikimate dehydrogenase, translated to MRKQVLPRFLGNTLEGDGMKRIVLFGYRGTGKTAIGTVLAQKLGVPFLDTDALVEQQAGRTIPEIFRDSGEAGFRAREREAVSGLPDRDAIIATGGGVVMDPANMEHLRKESVCVLLSADPNVIGHRLAHAPRPALTSLSPTDEITAMLKHRRPAYAAAADFCIDTGRTTAGEAAEKILTLLGAGSIPDTARHTAARWFAATPLPAPEKEELERKLLGPGYDPQTRFLGVAGWPCGHSKSPVLFNRLFEHYRLNCHYTRFEAPEIGPVMEMARLISAKGLSVTIPFKQDVMSYLDEIDEAAQKIGAVNTVVFACGRAYGWNTDWIGIRKPLAHLSGSRAVLLGAGGVAAAAAYALRDLDMEIIILNRTPEKARALAERTGCRFGAWDDFDRTNPDLVVNATSIGMQPDTGSPLRDDQLKKEMTVCDLVYTPPVTSLIAAARKAGCTTILGTETFVYQAQEQFRLFFGIDVPDTTIREILA
- the aroC gene encoding chorismate synthase codes for the protein MNTFGSNFRITTFGESHGPAVGCVIDGCPPRLALSADDIQPLLDRRRPGTSPLSSARDEADTVEILSGVFEKMTTGTPIALLVRNQDMHSRDYDTIKEKFRPGHADFTYQAKYGIRDYRGGGRSSGRETVGRVAAGAVALKYLATKGIAVQGRIVAVHGKTDPQNIENEILGAKSAGDSVGGIAEITATGCSAGLGDPVFGKLDAGIAAAMMGIGAVKGVEIGDGFAVAERFGSENNDPMTAAGFQSNHAGGILGGISTGQDLVVRIAVKPTPSIAKVQHTRDIHGNATTITIGGRHDPCIVPRILPVAEAMLALVLIDAVLEQEKYR
- the aroA gene encoding 3-phosphoshikimate 1-carboxyvinyltransferase, giving the protein MIVTLPARSGIELSVTTPPSKSYTHRALIAAALAQGRSTIVRPLMADDTKLTIASLMKLGVAIHADQHNIMLEGCDGSFPNTPGTVLDLDNSGTSLRLLASAALLATYPVTLTGSARMQERPLGPLAHTLNDLGGMVIFTKKEGYPPVTIGGRLLGGTATIDGSQSSQFASSVMMAAPYSKGPVDLTVTGTPASQSYLDITAGVMTDFGAVIRREGYRRFLVSNCNHYTGRTFVVEGDYSSASYFFALAAICGGKVTVAGLAPDSVQGDRLFLDALQRMGCEVTYAHDGVTVENQGPLTGITINMSSAPDTVQTLCMVAAVARTPTIITGIGHLKFKESDRIAVTADRLRMLGGIVTAERDRIVIQPATLHGGRIDPVNDHRTAMSFAVLGLGIGGITITGAECVNKSFPGFWEILSKVME
- a CDS encoding MFS transporter; the protein is MDARPGAAAPERYWRLNLALISLGALIGAFAASCITVPLQQVAGDLHTSTGLASASVIVYLLVLSGLFLFFGKLGDVWGYRRVFLFGTAAFALGSLLCGLSDTVNQLILFRIIEAVGATMVAAVVTPYVTCHVPEAWHGRGFAYLSGAAVLGVILGPTLGVAIAGTLSWRWIFFVLVPVGIAIIATGWFTLPAGEGTAKGRKFDLLGACLFSFATLALVLAISSVNVFGIESLITAGLVIFTFSFWTLAIVYESTTEDPAFELSLFRNRHFTSANISFFLMKLVINGPVFLFPFYMTLVLGYSYALTSLVVIVPAAVMLLSTPVVGILTDRFSARTLCLIGASGSAAVYLFFAGFTQDITLIMAVLALVILGLTRGVFIVPNTKLIMDHSPVDMKGAASGVMKALGNTGIILGIVIFQIAFSETLIAAEAVGQVHDPFSVPMPALASGFQAAFFLAAGLSLVAVFFAWHARDIAPADTDQERS
- a CDS encoding prephenate dehydratase, producing MTVLTLGPEGTFSHELALRLKCDPIVLEPTIHSVFAGVAAGRGDGIVPIENSEAGAVGETMDGLSRYSLSITGEMYMPIHHNLASLVPLEKIRVIYAHPQTHEQCSTWLEELKEVPVIHTSSNAQSAIEAKKTPNAGAILSVSAAGIYHIPVIMEHVENNKENTTRFVKISKNPGPAPRAGKCSLLIDPDTDRAGLLYELLGVFAKRKINLTRIESRPSKRGMGKYVFFLDYAVNGSTDEAFSELESITTVRNLGCYPRIGVPP